Genomic DNA from Theobroma cacao cultivar B97-61/B2 chromosome 3, Criollo_cocoa_genome_V2, whole genome shotgun sequence:
AGtaccaaataaaatgaagttaaggcataatatgtaaattttattgttttgaagaaataaaaataaaatgaaaataaaatggatgataaaataatgaagaaaagatgttgaaaagtcaaacaatatttttatatgtacatGAGTGACCACATGAGTCAAGAATGGAAATGATGTGGtttggatgggaatgaagaaaagtcaaagttatttggaataatattaaattggaACCAAGTGAGGTGAATGGCCGACCatacaaaagaaaggaagaaagacaaaaaagtaaagaaaacaaaagagaataGTGTAGAAAGCAAGGTGGGGGCTGGCCAtgtgaggaaagaaaaaagaagagagaaaagttaAGTCGGttagtgaagaagaaaaagagaagaaaattaaaggaagaaagaaatgaagagaaaaagggagaaaaagaaCCGTGAGAGAGGAAGAGCAAAGAGAATGGTTTTGCTGCACTttgaggaaggaaaaaaagagtttttgctGCAATTttgagaggaagaagaaagctaaaaattttgaggtaggaaagttgatttttttaaaagttaattGCTCGAATTTTTGAGGTTTCTATGGCTGATTTTGgtgctgaaaattcaaggttttAGCAGTTGAAATTGTGTGAATTTGCAGCTGGAAATTTTGGAGGTTTTGCTGCCATTAAAGGGTAGCAAAGTGCTACCAATTTgtgtagaaaaattaaagctaTTTGTTGCCAatttgtgcagaaaaattggagCTGTTTGCTGCAGAAAAATTGGAGTTGtttgtgcagaaaaattggagCTGTTTGCTGCAGAAAAATTGGATCTATTTGTATAGAAAAATTGGAGTTGTTTGCTGCAAAAAAATTGGAGCTGtttgtgcagaaaaattggagctatttgctgccaatttgtgcagaaaaattggaCAACATTGTGCTGCCAATTTGAGGGAGAAAAAGCAACTTGGTGTTGCcaaatttttgaggaaaagaGAGCTGAAAGTGCTGCCACCGAAGGAGGAAGAAAACGACCCAAGGAAGAGAGGAAGCCACGGTGGTGAAGAGAGGAAGACATGGTGGTTAAGGGAGTGACggtgaaagagagaaaaaagaaagaaaaagaaaagaaaagaaaagaagtagaaaataaaaatgggcatggcccaaatagaaaataaaaatgggcatgacccaaataaaaaataaatgggcatgactcaatagaaaataagtgggcatggcccaatagaaaataaaaataaataggtTTGGCCCAAATAGAAAAAATGGAGAAGCCCATAGAGAAGGCCCAATGGtaagttaattttatattttaagatttatggGTAGTTTAgtattgtgcatattttggatgaaaaatatgcaagttgcttaaggaatttttaattaagctGCTACCCATATAAATATGTGATTAAGTATACtaagtttaaattgttgctaggaaagttgtCGTGAAGGCATGCCGAACGAAGTATGTGACCGACaaataagaataattataCGCGTACGAATCAATAGTGAAGTAATATTGCACTATTAtcaggtgagtagggggtgtcaattttaaagaattccgtatatatatacatgtacatataTTTTACGTGAAGTGTAAAATTTATGGAAAGCATGCgttgatagaattttaaggaattgtgggtgtaagttatttttagaaatcatttgaaatatatatattagacgTAAGCCGTTTTAAAccgggaaacaagcttttcgAAAAGATTTATATCAAAGGAAATTGTGCCTTATTGTTTGTCtggtgtgcattcatgaaatttattacatattcaccatgctattttgatacaaaatatcatgcaaatatttacaatgaacattttacgaaaagaaagttttaatgTGATGTAGGGACCgatattttgagaaagatttaaaatatccccttgaagatcaaatttgaattcttttaaaacgtgatttcattttaaccaagaaattcaaaagtaattggagattgCTACTTGTTGTGTTATGAATTGTattttgaatcgaatggcttgtaacaatatttgcatgaatggttgaattggtatttgtgttgaaatatatgaactgtgtatttagccttaaGAGGCTGGATTGtgaaataattgccatgtcatgctattgcaaattttattgtatggtgggtttagcttgctgcagtgggcggattctgtggaccagcctattagaggggcacgaaatccggTTATATATGTACCTTGGTCGGaaaggcgcgtagggtatctcctgatgtatggttagagttcacgtcacgccgaaccacctcgtgatgatgaactccgctaacgtcaaggaacggttgtgttttcaaaataaaaatatgatttatgcgtacattactttttaacagccttggcggattcggttgggatagccccaagccaaggtatccttgaccGAGTATGAGgatgattttggcacaagccaagtttttaagaaagtcataagcctgttgtttatttttgaaaaaaatgtaatggttttatatgagttgaaataagttttaatattatgaattatatttctctgcatggtgaaaaaggaattaaacGGTTTTTCGTAGCTCTCCTCTATGTTTATCTGTTAAATAAATCTGTAATTCCTCGCATATGGGGCAAGTTATGATTTgggcatgattttaaatattatttggtttcgtgggagcttgctaaattttattgatttgatttgaaaatgattattaatatattttgatgtgaaaaaattttattacctcgattatttatactttataagaaattctcaatttttatataaggcaTAAATCCCCGtttgaaaagaattatttttataatctgCATTTTTATACTAAACTGATTTGCCGTTtacttgtttcccatctacgccctactcTCTGAGTCGATGATTATCACTTAGTCgatgagactcacacccctttatTTCCCCTTTTGCAGATAGGGATCAGCCTAGCATGTAGTCAATGATGCATTCGGTCCACTgtgaataggtaaaggcatctcctagCATTTTATTCCGAGTCACTCCGTTATTAGAGGTCAAGTCgtagcattttatttattaagttgtaaacaaattctaaatttttatataagcattaattttgagattatagattttaatacatatacttacgaataaaaaggaaaaagtttgtattgatttttatatttatggttcaagttagtatatgaaagtatcaatattatatggtgATTGAATGTAGTGGATTAACAAGCAAATTCTAGACAGGCTTCTTCGAGACTTGGCAGGTCTTTTTCGGAAGTCTTGGATGCCGGCAGCGACCGGGGAGAGGTCGTTGcatattatttatcttacttataattccatctattatcactaagtcatatttcataactttgaatcaaaatagtgatatacattgccaactcgtactggcattactaatttaaaatttacattaagttcatctatacataacaaaataatactcgactttcagcggagggactcgaatgaatatacagctatcgaatgccgagacacctaccaaaagatggacacaggtctacaaggacacctcgtcctaattatcggctgcctcgtgatctgaaaacgtgaatttgaaaatggtacgtataaacccagtgagtgaacaaggaacgaaacaagcaacaattagggagaatttaaaatcatgatgcacttgtttcaaaacaatgcaatatagttcattcctatttaaaacccctccaaacccaagagtttctcactgcagcgagcatgaatttcgctgcagcgaaaatggagcaacaagagaaacatttttgctcactcaacaaaaaaccatcctgctaaactaataaaatcaacataaaattcatgaaaattctcaaagtacaatgcGTCAAATTTCACGTACATTACAATCATAAATTattgtccatcaatttgctataacacacacatttacatatgtatatatatatatatatatatatatacgtatacTACCNNNNNNNNNNNNNNNNNNNNNNNNNNNNNNNNNNNNNNNNNNNNNNNNNNNNNNNNNNNNNNNNNNNNNNNNNNNNNNNNNNNNNNNNNNNNNNNNNNNNNNNNNNNNNNNNNNNNNNNNNNNNNNNNNNNNNNNNNNNNNNNNNNNNNNNNNNNNNNNNNNNNNNNNNNNN
This window encodes:
- the LOC108661135 gene encoding uncharacterized protein LOC108661135 — protein: MAGRKRTVREEEQREWFCCTLRKEKKSFCCNFERKKKAKNFELEILEVLLPLKGSKVLPICVEKLKLFVANLCRKIGAVCCRKIGAVCAEKLELFAANLCRKIGQHCAANLREKKQLGVAKFLRKRELKVLPPKEEENDPRKRGSHGGEERKTWWLRE